From the genome of Lotus japonicus ecotype B-129 chromosome 6, LjGifu_v1.2, one region includes:
- the LOC130726704 gene encoding NAC domain-containing protein 54-like isoform X1, with translation MAPVSLPPGFRFHPTDEELVSYYLKRKINGRNIELEIIPEVDLYKCEPWDLPGKSLLPGKDLEWYFFSPRDRKYPNGSRTNRATKSGYWKATGKDRKVHSQSRAIGMKKTLVYYRGRAPHGSRTGWVMHEYRLDERECETATASGLQDAYALCRVFKKSTVIAPKVGEQYVNVTRHANQMTSEQSSSIELYSEGRGEVLESTNYLMPWDTCSTQNVNGAPASYSSFPNSGTRDNGMWSQFSSDDLLNLPTSSSSFPNYGAIPYPPSKVDIALECARMQHRFTMPPLEVEDFPQVGNSELKMMTQASGSMSGSKRETDILQEILSVAHVSQELINQSSYSQALWGSNSDNYAPHENDFTFMVDTNNYNHMNDMNSLRYVDKAWEDPNARSIDIIGDLHDDFKADQRMVENLRWVGMSSKDFEKSFMEEQKVVPIEDISSFQTIREENEVQAESEQQNSNKELNDTDIDNFSLEFINDDDPNVNFIDDGNIDYSNSSSFEVVEETKVSHGMFVSTGQIAETFFHQIAPSQTIKVQLNPVMTNKHSIENAETMVINQEYSLFWKFKDYALGKLIKPSKTTASALLYIFAILLMHGGYLKEQVEDWKPDLVDVKMRSQSAEKITWYEEEKIGIVGIKCGKGFSVVLKKIGIFLTISFALCTVWANHITVSP, from the exons ATGGCACCTGTTTCATTGCCTCCTGGGTTCAGGTTCCACCCCACAGACGAAGAACTTGTTTCTTATTACCTCAAGAGAAAAATCAATGGTCGTAACATTGAGTTGGAGATCATCCCTGAAGTTGATTTATACAAGTGTGAACCATGGGATTTGCCAG GGAAGTCATTGTTACCGGGAAAAGATTTGGAGTGGTATTTCTTCAGCCCTCGAGACAGGAAGTACCCAAATGGATCAAGAACCAACCGTGCAACAAAATCTGGATATTGGAAGGCCACAGGGAAGGATCGTAAGGTGCACTCTCAGAGTCGAGCAATTGGAATGAAAAAAACCCTAGTTTACTATCGAGGAAGGGCGCCACATGGATCTCGCACTGGTTGGGTCATGCATGAGTACCGTCTTGATGAGAGGGAATGTGAAACTGCTACTGCTTCAGGCTTGCAG GATGCATATGCTCTTTGCCGTGTGTTCAAGAAGAGTACAGTGATTGCCCCAAAAGTTGGGGAGCAGTATGTTAATGTCACCAGACATGCAAATCAGATGACAAGTGAGCAATCATCAAGCATTGAGCTCTATTCTGAAGGAAGAGGAGAAGTTTTAGAGAGCACAAATTATTTGATGCCGTGGGATACATGCTCAACCCAAAACGTAAATGGGGCTCCAGCATCTTACTCATCATTTCCCAATAGTGGCACAAGGGATAATGGGATGTGGTCACAGTTCTCATCCGATGACTTGCTCAATCTTCcaacatcttcttcatcatttccCAATTATGGAGCCATACCTTACCCACCATCCAAG GTGGATATAGCACTAGAATGTGCAAGGATGCAGCACAGGTTTACCATGCCTCCCTTGGAGGTAGAGGACTTCCCACAAGTTGGCAATTCTGAGCTGAAGATGATGACACAGGCCTCGGGTTCCATGTCCGGAAGCAAACGTGAAACAGATATCTTGCAGGAAATTCTTTCAGTTGCTCATGTTTCCCAGGAATTGATAAACCAATCCAGCTACTCACAGGCATTATGGGGAAGCAATAGTGACAATTATGCTCCTCATGAGAATGATTTTACTTTTATGGTTGACACTAATAATTACAATCATATGAATGACATGAACTCCTTGAGATATGTTGACAAAGCATGGGAAGATCCAAATGCAAGATCAATAGACATCATAGGAGATCTTCATGATGACTTCAAGGCTGATCAGAGGATGGTGGAGAATTTAAGATGGGTTGGAATGTCAAGCAAAGATTTTGAAAAG AGCTTTATGGAAGAGCAAAAGGTAGTTCCAATTGAGGATATTTCGAGCTTCCAAACTATCAGGGAAGAGAATGAGGTGCAAG CAGAATCTGAGCAACAAAATAGCAACAAAGAACTCAATGATACTGACATTGACAATTTCTCATTGGAGTTCATCAATGATGATGACCCCAATGTGAACTTTATTGATGATGGCAACATTGACTATTCAAATTCTTCAAGCTTTGAGGTAGTAGAGGAAACAAAAGTGAGTCATGGAATGTTTGTTTCCACTGGCCAAATAGCCGAGACATTCTTTCATCAAATAGCTCCTTCACAAACTATCAAAGTTCAACTTAATCCAGTAATGACAAACAAACATTCTATAGAGAATGCAGAGACAATGGTTATAAATCAAGAGTACTCTTTGTTTTGGAAGTTTAAGGACTATGCGTTGGGGAAGCTGATAAAGCCATCAAAGACAACAGCAAGTGCACTTTTATACATCTTTGCAATTTTGTTGATGCATGGTGGTTATTTGAAGGAACAAGTGGAAGATTGGAAACCAGACCTTGTGGATGTAAAAATGAGATCCCAATCAGCTGAGAAAATAACATGGTATGAGGAAGAAAAAATTGGGATTGTTGGTATCAAGTGTGGGAAAGGATTTAGTGTGGTCTTGAAGAAGATAGGCATCTTCCTCACCATATCTTTTGCTCTTTGTACCGTGTGGGCTAACCACATTACAGTGAGCCCTTGA
- the LOC130726704 gene encoding NAC domain-containing protein 54-like isoform X2 codes for MAPVSLPPGFRFHPTDEELVSYYLKRKINGRNIELEIIPEVDLYKCEPWDLPGKSLLPGKDLEWYFFSPRDRKYPNGSRTNRATKSGYWKATGKDRKVHSQSRAIGMKKTLVYYRGRAPHGSRTGWVMHEYRLDERECETATASGLQDAYALCRVFKKSTVIAPKVGEQYVNVTRHANQMTSEQSSSIELYSEGRGEVLESTNYLMPWDTCSTQNVNGAPASYSSFPNSGTRDNGMWSQFSSDDLLNLPTSSSSFPNYGAIPYPPSKVDIALECARMQHRFTMPPLEVEDFPQVGNSELKMMTQASGSMSGSKRETDILQEILSVAHVSQELINQSSYSQALWGSNSDNYAPHENDFTFMVDTNNYNHMNDMNSLRYVDKAWEDPNARSIDIIGDLHDDFKADQRMVENLRWVGMSSKDFEKSFMEEQKVVPIEDISSFQTIREENEVQESEQQNSNKELNDTDIDNFSLEFINDDDPNVNFIDDGNIDYSNSSSFEVVEETKVSHGMFVSTGQIAETFFHQIAPSQTIKVQLNPVMTNKHSIENAETMVINQEYSLFWKFKDYALGKLIKPSKTTASALLYIFAILLMHGGYLKEQVEDWKPDLVDVKMRSQSAEKITWYEEEKIGIVGIKCGKGFSVVLKKIGIFLTISFALCTVWANHITVSP; via the exons ATGGCACCTGTTTCATTGCCTCCTGGGTTCAGGTTCCACCCCACAGACGAAGAACTTGTTTCTTATTACCTCAAGAGAAAAATCAATGGTCGTAACATTGAGTTGGAGATCATCCCTGAAGTTGATTTATACAAGTGTGAACCATGGGATTTGCCAG GGAAGTCATTGTTACCGGGAAAAGATTTGGAGTGGTATTTCTTCAGCCCTCGAGACAGGAAGTACCCAAATGGATCAAGAACCAACCGTGCAACAAAATCTGGATATTGGAAGGCCACAGGGAAGGATCGTAAGGTGCACTCTCAGAGTCGAGCAATTGGAATGAAAAAAACCCTAGTTTACTATCGAGGAAGGGCGCCACATGGATCTCGCACTGGTTGGGTCATGCATGAGTACCGTCTTGATGAGAGGGAATGTGAAACTGCTACTGCTTCAGGCTTGCAG GATGCATATGCTCTTTGCCGTGTGTTCAAGAAGAGTACAGTGATTGCCCCAAAAGTTGGGGAGCAGTATGTTAATGTCACCAGACATGCAAATCAGATGACAAGTGAGCAATCATCAAGCATTGAGCTCTATTCTGAAGGAAGAGGAGAAGTTTTAGAGAGCACAAATTATTTGATGCCGTGGGATACATGCTCAACCCAAAACGTAAATGGGGCTCCAGCATCTTACTCATCATTTCCCAATAGTGGCACAAGGGATAATGGGATGTGGTCACAGTTCTCATCCGATGACTTGCTCAATCTTCcaacatcttcttcatcatttccCAATTATGGAGCCATACCTTACCCACCATCCAAG GTGGATATAGCACTAGAATGTGCAAGGATGCAGCACAGGTTTACCATGCCTCCCTTGGAGGTAGAGGACTTCCCACAAGTTGGCAATTCTGAGCTGAAGATGATGACACAGGCCTCGGGTTCCATGTCCGGAAGCAAACGTGAAACAGATATCTTGCAGGAAATTCTTTCAGTTGCTCATGTTTCCCAGGAATTGATAAACCAATCCAGCTACTCACAGGCATTATGGGGAAGCAATAGTGACAATTATGCTCCTCATGAGAATGATTTTACTTTTATGGTTGACACTAATAATTACAATCATATGAATGACATGAACTCCTTGAGATATGTTGACAAAGCATGGGAAGATCCAAATGCAAGATCAATAGACATCATAGGAGATCTTCATGATGACTTCAAGGCTGATCAGAGGATGGTGGAGAATTTAAGATGGGTTGGAATGTCAAGCAAAGATTTTGAAAAG AGCTTTATGGAAGAGCAAAAGGTAGTTCCAATTGAGGATATTTCGAGCTTCCAAACTATCAGGGAAGAGAATGAGGTGCAAG AATCTGAGCAACAAAATAGCAACAAAGAACTCAATGATACTGACATTGACAATTTCTCATTGGAGTTCATCAATGATGATGACCCCAATGTGAACTTTATTGATGATGGCAACATTGACTATTCAAATTCTTCAAGCTTTGAGGTAGTAGAGGAAACAAAAGTGAGTCATGGAATGTTTGTTTCCACTGGCCAAATAGCCGAGACATTCTTTCATCAAATAGCTCCTTCACAAACTATCAAAGTTCAACTTAATCCAGTAATGACAAACAAACATTCTATAGAGAATGCAGAGACAATGGTTATAAATCAAGAGTACTCTTTGTTTTGGAAGTTTAAGGACTATGCGTTGGGGAAGCTGATAAAGCCATCAAAGACAACAGCAAGTGCACTTTTATACATCTTTGCAATTTTGTTGATGCATGGTGGTTATTTGAAGGAACAAGTGGAAGATTGGAAACCAGACCTTGTGGATGTAAAAATGAGATCCCAATCAGCTGAGAAAATAACATGGTATGAGGAAGAAAAAATTGGGATTGTTGGTATCAAGTGTGGGAAAGGATTTAGTGTGGTCTTGAAGAAGATAGGCATCTTCCTCACCATATCTTTTGCTCTTTGTACCGTGTGGGCTAACCACATTACAGTGAGCCCTTGA
- the LOC130726465 gene encoding uncharacterized protein LOC130726465 — translation MDSATCYCSWLQPFFLLALVWFFNCGGVQGATPAVKVGNLSKVEDAVNFHIYYGQTFKVIKNAIDGQSYLLLQNNSRIASRTKYCTSRIKSFIIPLSNFSVDTDSFPVSFVELLGLLESLKGITSDTVASPCVLKLYEGGQIEMFNKSDVQKLAQFAAHFFTDLDTDQHPSCNFATFVPFAEDTPLQRAEWIKFMGAFANVEARANDVYSTVKQNYLCLAEIAKTRTSFKPTVAWMKYDTGVWSFTKDGYQLKYVEDAGGANLDDSMSKHTYNISDPDDLEELHAILCTVEVVIDETLTSDPVNYTLSTFIQNLNVEDRSCFSFLTNTSLWRYDKRIQNYTALDWYNGAVSQPHLVLADLIEVLFPTGNYTITYFRNLAKGETPIVIGPEMCDRDASSTMDPTIVACG, via the exons ATGGATTCAGCTACTTGTTATTGTTCATGGCTGCAACCCTTCTTCCTGTTAGCATTGGTTTGGTTTTTTAACTGTGGAGGTGTTCAGGGGGCAACCCCTGCAGTGAAAGTGGGTAACTTATCAAAGGTGGAAGATGCTGTAAACTTTCATATTTACTATGGCCAGACCTTCAAAGTCATTAAAAATGCAATTGATGGCCAGAGCTACCTTCTTCTCCAG AACAATTCAAGAATTGCATCAAGGACTAAATATTGCACGTCAAGAATCAAATCCTTTATAATACCATTGTCAAACTTTTCTGTTGATACAGATTCATTTCCTG TTTCCTTCGTAGAG CTTTTAGGCTTACTTGAGAGCTTAAAAGGCATAACCTCAGACACTGTGGCTTCTCCATGTGTGTTGAAATTGTATGAAGGAGGACAGATAGAAATGTTCAACAAAAGCGATGTTCAAAAGCTTGCGCAGTTCGCTGCACACTTCTTCACTGACCTTGACACTGATCAACATCCATCTTGTAATTTTGCAACTTTTGTTCCTTTTGCAGAGGATACCCCTTTGCAG AGAGCAGAGTGGATCAAGTTCATGGGAGCTTTTGCAAATGTTGAAGCTAGAGCCAATGATGTCTATAGTACA GTTAAGCAGAACTATTTGTGCTTGGCTGAAATCGCAAAAACTAGGACATCGTTCAAGCCAACAGTAGCTTGGATGAAGTATGATACG GGTGTTTGGTCTTTTACAAAGGATGGATAtcagttgaag TATGTGGAAGATGCAGGCGGAGCGAATTTGGATGACTCTATGAGCAAGCACACATACAATATCTCTGATCCTGATGACTTAGAGGAATTGCACGCCATCCTATGT ACTGTGGAAGTAGTGATTGATGAAACATTAACTTCTGATCCAGTCAACTACACGCTATCAACATTCATCCAAAACCTGAATGTTGAAGATCGttcttgtttttcctttcttACAAACACAAGCCTATGGAGATATGACAAACGGATTCAAAACTATACAGCTCTTG ATTGGTATAATGGAGCAGTCTCCCAACCTCATTTGGTACTAGCAGATCTTATTGAAGTTTTATTTCCCACTGGAAATTACACCATTACATATTTTAGGAACCTTGCAAAG GGGGAAACACCCATAGTTATTGGCCCTGAAATGTGTGACAGGGACGCTTCCTCAACAATGGATCCTACCATAGTAGCATGTGGATGA